A genome region from Methylorubrum populi includes the following:
- a CDS encoding ABC transporter permease: MTTARMQALPLPDAPPPWTRRLRGLGAVLPALVLVTLLFVVPVLALLLRSVTEPAPGLSNYATFFGGTTYLKVLGNTFLIAGLVTASTLMIGFPTAWFLAVAPRRMAGLLTGIVVLSMWTNLLARTYAWMVLLQGTGLINRALLGLGLIAAPLTLTNNLVGVTVGMTYIMLPFMVLPLASAMRTIDPSVLQAASLCGATRWQCLVHILLPMVSGAIASGALMVFVMSLGYFVTPALLGGTANMMLPELIAQLVQSLLDWGLASAAATILLVLTLILYTLQIRFFGTRGAA, translated from the coding sequence ATGACCACAGCACGGATGCAGGCCCTGCCGCTGCCGGACGCTCCACCGCCCTGGACCCGTCGCCTGCGCGGCCTCGGCGCGGTCCTGCCCGCCCTCGTTCTCGTCACCCTGCTGTTCGTCGTGCCGGTGCTCGCGCTGCTCCTGCGCAGCGTTACCGAGCCGGCACCGGGCCTTTCCAACTACGCCACCTTCTTCGGCGGCACGACCTACCTCAAGGTGCTCGGCAACACCTTTCTGATCGCCGGCCTCGTCACCGCCTCAACCCTGATGATCGGCTTCCCGACGGCGTGGTTCCTCGCCGTCGCGCCGCGCCGGATGGCGGGGCTGCTCACCGGCATCGTCGTCCTGTCGATGTGGACCAACCTGCTGGCGCGGACCTACGCCTGGATGGTGCTGCTCCAGGGGACGGGCCTGATCAACCGGGCCCTGCTGGGGCTCGGCCTGATCGCGGCGCCGCTCACCCTGACCAACAACCTCGTCGGCGTCACCGTCGGCATGACCTACATCATGCTGCCCTTCATGGTGCTGCCGCTGGCCTCGGCCATGCGGACGATCGATCCGAGCGTGCTCCAGGCCGCCTCGCTGTGCGGGGCCACCCGCTGGCAGTGCCTGGTCCACATCCTGCTGCCCATGGTCTCCGGAGCCATCGCCTCCGGTGCGCTCATGGTCTTCGTGATGTCGCTCGGCTACTTCGTGACGCCCGCGCTTCTGGGCGGCACCGCCAACATGATGCTGCCCGAACTGATCGCGCAGCTCGTCCAGTCGCTGCTCGACTGGGGGCTGGCCAGCGCCGCCGCGACGATCCTGCTGGTCCTTACCCTGATCCTGTACACGCTCCAGATCCGGTTCTTCGGAACCCGCGGCGCGGCTTGA
- a CDS encoding NIPSNAP family protein — protein MIYEMRTYRLKTGAVPAYLKLVGEEGIAIQRGHLGHLVGYYATEIGPLNEIVHVWGYRDLAERETRRAALAADPAWVAFLPRIQALIETMESKILRAAPFHP, from the coding sequence GTGATCTACGAGATGCGGACCTACCGGCTCAAGACGGGCGCCGTTCCGGCCTACCTCAAGCTCGTCGGCGAGGAGGGCATCGCGATCCAGCGCGGCCATCTCGGCCACCTCGTCGGCTACTACGCGACCGAGATCGGCCCGCTCAACGAGATCGTCCACGTCTGGGGCTATCGCGATCTCGCCGAGCGCGAGACCCGGCGGGCGGCGCTCGCGGCCGATCCGGCCTGGGTGGCCTTCCTGCCCAGGATCCAGGCGCTGATCGAGACCATGGAATCCAAGATCCTCCGGGCCGCGCCGTTCCATCCGTAG
- a CDS encoding ABC transporter substrate-binding protein has protein sequence MPAASLLPRAAAAAGSLVFTSWGGTTQEAQKTAWVRPFTKASGVRVQMDGPTDYGKLKAMVESGNVSWDVVDVEYDFAAQAARDGLLEPIDFSVVKRDALDPRFVTDHAVGSFYYAFVLGYGTKPFPAAPKGWADLFDTKTFPGKRTFYKWSAPGALEIALLADGVAPDKLYPLDLDRAFAKLDTIKSEIIWWSGGAQSQQLLASGEVAMGQFWNGRVAALEQDRQPVAIAWEQNLTTADMLVVPKGSRNRKAAMEFLATATGAKEQADFAAATRYAPINLGSAKLMDPAVAETLPDRHAATQIDLNMEYWAKNREEIGKRWYAWQAR, from the coding sequence ATGCCGGCCGCCTCCCTGCTGCCGCGGGCCGCGGCCGCCGCCGGCAGCCTCGTCTTCACGAGCTGGGGCGGCACCACCCAGGAGGCGCAGAAGACCGCCTGGGTCCGGCCCTTCACCAAGGCCAGCGGCGTGCGCGTGCAGATGGACGGCCCGACCGATTACGGGAAGCTCAAGGCGATGGTCGAGAGCGGCAACGTCAGTTGGGACGTGGTCGACGTCGAGTACGACTTCGCCGCCCAGGCCGCCCGGGACGGGCTCCTGGAGCCGATCGACTTCTCGGTGGTCAAGCGCGACGCCCTCGACCCCCGCTTCGTGACCGATCACGCGGTCGGCAGCTTCTACTACGCCTTCGTCCTCGGCTACGGCACCAAGCCGTTTCCGGCCGCGCCGAAGGGCTGGGCCGACCTGTTCGACACCAAGACCTTCCCCGGCAAGCGCACCTTCTACAAGTGGTCGGCACCGGGCGCGCTGGAGATCGCCCTGCTGGCCGACGGCGTGGCGCCGGACAAGCTCTACCCGCTCGATCTCGACCGGGCCTTCGCCAAGCTCGACACCATCAAGTCCGAGATCATCTGGTGGTCGGGCGGCGCGCAGTCGCAGCAGCTCCTGGCCTCCGGCGAGGTCGCGATGGGCCAGTTCTGGAACGGGCGCGTCGCCGCCCTGGAACAGGACAGGCAGCCGGTGGCGATCGCCTGGGAGCAGAACCTCACCACCGCCGACATGCTGGTCGTGCCCAAGGGCAGCCGCAACCGGAAGGCCGCGATGGAGTTCCTCGCCACCGCCACGGGAGCGAAGGAGCAGGCCGACTTCGCCGCCGCCACACGCTACGCCCCGATCAATCTCGGCTCGGCCAAGCTGATGGATCCCGCCGTCGCCGAGACCCTACCGGACCGGCACGCGGCGACGCAGATCGACCTGAACATGGAGTACTGGGCCAAGAACCGCGAGGAGATCGGCAAGCGGTGGTACGCGTGGCAGGCGCGTTGA